The window ATCTCAGCATAAAGCAGAGCATCCACTTGCTGGCGGACCCGCAAGAAGCGCCCCCAAGGACTCCAAGCGCCCCAGTCCTGCTGCAAGAAGGGATAGAACAGGAACATGGCCCCGAAGGGAGAGCTGAACCCATCGAGCATTTGAGTCAGCGCCTGCCGCAATGGCTCATAGCGTGGCCCACCGTCGAGACCAAATACAGCTTTAAGAATCACCTGCAAGGAAATTGACTGCATCACGGGTCGCACGGCAAATGTGGTGCCCACTTTCCACTGACTCCTTACTTGGGCCGTCGTGTCTTGAATCACTTGCGCATAGGAGCGCATGCGGTCGCCATGAAAGGGAGGCATCAAGAGCTGGCGCTGGCGTTGATGAGCCTGGCCTTCGAGCAAGACAATGCCATGCTCACCGAGGAGGACTCTGAGAATCTGATTGCCTCCCCCAGCACTCAATTGCTCTGGTTTAGCCGTAAAAATAGCTTCTAGCGCTTCGGGGCTGCTGAAATAGACCAAGGCAGGTTGGATGCCTGGGGGAGAGACGCGATAGTCATCGCCATACGCTTGAGTGCGAGCTTCTAACGTTTCTAGGGGACGAAACAGAAAGCGCAGACCCCAGAGGCGACGCTGCCAAGAAGGAGTGTTAGGGGGGCCATTCAGGAGTTGAGGGGAGGTGTCAGCCATGATGGAAGTGGGAGGGTCAGACTGAGCCGCAGTTCAAAGGTGCTACTTCATGGTAACTGGCAATCCGGGGGCAACTGGGTTCTCAGGCGATCGCTCTAGGAGTTCTGACTGTCAATTCTCAGCAAATAACCACAAAAAAAGTAGTCCTCCTGGCAGGACTACTTGAGTATTATTCGATTGAGGTTTTGATGGACTGCGGTAGAACCCTTGGTGGCGTAGCTGGAAAGGGATGGTTTTTCTACGAAGGAATCTGCTTTTGAGAAAGCGATACCACGACCAAATCAGCAACGTCCCCTTTGTCTACTGGGAAAAGATAGGCTTCTTACACGCTAGGCTGAGTTCCAGAGACACTCGGCCCCTCGACTTCTGCTGACTTCACAAAGCCGAAGTAGAAAGCGGTCGCAGCTGTAATGGCATTGAGCCAAACATTATTGCCAAAAAGTGGGGTTAGACCGAATAGGGTACTGGTCAAAGGAAACAGCCCAAGAATAAAGCCTGCTGCATAGAGAAGAGCAAAGATGCGACTAAACACAATCGCTCCACTTAAGCTCGTAGATGCCGCAATTCCCCAAACACCCACTAAAATGCCGATGGCATTATGAAAGTAGTTGGTAGGAAAGACGCCGAAGATGTAGCCGAAGCCTGGTTCAGAGGTGAAGTTTGCAG is drawn from Trichocoleus desertorum ATA4-8-CV12 and contains these coding sequences:
- a CDS encoding DUF4383 domain-containing protein translates to MQTSTSSASAIRYTALSLGLLFLLLGLAGFLPAFVTPSANFTSEPGFGYIFGVFPTNYFHNAIGILVGVWGIAASTSLSGAIVFSRIFALLYAAGFILGLFPLTSTLFGLTPLFGNNVWLNAITAATAFYFGFVKSAEVEGPSVSGTQPSV